Genomic DNA from Desulfosporosinus sp. Sb-LF:
AGCCAAACCGTTTGCTGGAGTGAATACGAGGGAGGCTTACCTTCGATTTGATGCAGTAGGCCAAGGCGGGCATTTGACGCGAACGGATTGGGAGAGCGCCTTAAAAATGGGTTCATCTCAGCAAATTGCTGAGCTACTTTATAATGATTTAGAGCCTGCCTCAACTCAGCTAGTTCCGCAAATTTCATTATTGAAGCAGAGTTTACTCGATGCGGGGTGTTATGGAGCCTTAATGTCTGGAAGCGGTTCTAGTGTATTCGGGCTTGCCCGAGGGAGACAGCATGCTATGGATGTTGCTGGACAGTTGAGAAAAAAGGGCTTAAAAAATGTTTGGGTTACCAGAACAGTAGGGAAAGTAAAAGGATGAAAGGGGAGACATTCGTGGGGAAACGATTGGTACCGGTGATACTTGACGGTTACAAGCCATTACGGGAGATTGTGTTTGAATCCATGCGCGAGGCCATTCTCAGTGGGGTTCTTGAGCCCGGAGAGCGGTTGATGGAAATCCAATTGGCTGAAGAAATGGGGGTTAGCCGAACTCCAGTACGGGAAGCAATCCGAAAATTAGAACTCGAGAATTTTGTCGTCATGATTCCTCGCAAGGGAGCGTATGTCGCAGGCGTTTCCCTAAAAGATGTTGCAGACGTTTTTGAGATTCGTTCGGCTCTTGAAGGATTGGCTGCAGGATTAGCTGCTGAACGAATTACCGAGGATGAATTAGAAGAAATGGAACGGGCACTGTTCTATAGAGTCAGCGAGGGCGAAATGGATTTGGAACAGATTGTGAAGTCAGATACGGATTTCCATGCTTTAGTTTATAGAGCTAGTCGCAATGAACGGTTAGTACAGATCTTAGAAAATTTACGTGAACAGATTCAACGTTTTCGCTCAACTTCAC
This window encodes:
- a CDS encoding GntR family transcriptional regulator, yielding MGKRLVPVILDGYKPLREIVFESMREAILSGVLEPGERLMEIQLAEEMGVSRTPVREAIRKLELENFVVMIPRKGAYVAGVSLKDVADVFEIRSALEGLAAGLAAERITEDELEEMERALFYRVSEGEMDLEQIVKSDTDFHALVYRASRNERLVQILENLREQIQRFRSTSLAVPGRNKLAIEEHRMIVEALRNHDTEEAQSLAMAHIVTAENVMFETLRKNDSDKVDQ